One Streptomyces sp. V4I8 genomic window carries:
- a CDS encoding sialate O-acetylesterase, which yields MKRIIKPVERQAKRGVLHRFVQSVALIGAAAIVAAMGPQVSSASAAMLDAAVPTSCETVDELSGYAPLYEVNVPRAAFWEGGRNIPYTVNRSLKLNGQLSTAYLDRVAYCLDTVTAEGRREWAYASFDSFTNDPRLLAVPTTTVARKVKDLTTWGSNVTHVQRAEGGYIEFWPGTYGTGVSAQAPSGNGGTYDFSDTPVGTTTGYGSMQVHNTANRETVFALNGWSYGNGRYLDIGTGNQPSGHPDWTFSQSGRSLVSAKLKVYVKPATPKAATCEQTVGELADYRLLYHAQVPKTAAEWANGVPYKVDNSELISTPISRVAYCLDGMHGTTPAWGYASMDTWTQDLKALGVPWSGVTQRRVADLSVRGSDVRPSDHSNGYLEIWPNRYAAALPPNPPAGGSAGTWDFADQPSPAIGPIPGTGGYGSFQVHDLTYRQTVLAVNGWAHTPPTRVSAGIGNRPSGQPDWTFAENANRWTQPHLKVYVKPAGVDITTGPTNAQLYPRDRATNTATVHVDGHVTDPEITDVEMRVYREGRLVTTRRVPATPAWTLDAPITAERASYTVEVWADRPSGSTLIRRASDVVAGDLFIIQGQSNAVAASTDGAGTASSADQSPWVRTFGYSTADPVQSVHDRSWYRATGEGFEGRHTLVRGAIGQIGVRLGRDLVDRTGIPVAIINGADGGKPSSFFQRSDTNPTNPATNYGRLLGRLRDAGLAGAVRGVIWYQGESDAGVPAQHDANVRALMTDWRTDFTNIEHFYVVQIRSGCGGTSGLAVQEVQRRFAALPNTSVMTTMGLDGHAGCHYVYQRGYRQLADWLSLGMLRDLYHTPPVTPADPPNPLNASWANSARTSIRVNLTDASQTLRCAPGSKAGFVLYGTTARVADVRCGTGYFNLVLNGPGVGLTTIAYAGHRGTATSDSTPTTAWITNASDMGLLAFDRLPVR from the coding sequence ATGAAACGGATCATCAAGCCCGTTGAGAGACAGGCCAAGCGCGGCGTCCTCCATCGGTTTGTGCAGTCGGTCGCATTAATCGGGGCTGCTGCGATCGTGGCGGCCATGGGGCCCCAGGTATCCAGCGCATCGGCGGCCATGCTGGATGCCGCTGTTCCGACGAGTTGTGAAACGGTTGACGAGCTTTCGGGCTATGCGCCGTTGTACGAGGTCAATGTGCCCAGGGCGGCGTTCTGGGAGGGCGGGCGGAATATTCCGTACACGGTGAACAGGTCGCTGAAGCTGAACGGTCAGCTGAGTACGGCGTATCTGGACCGAGTGGCTTACTGCCTGGACACGGTGACGGCCGAGGGTAGGCGGGAGTGGGCGTATGCCTCGTTCGATTCCTTCACCAACGATCCGCGCCTGTTGGCGGTGCCGACGACCACGGTCGCGCGCAAGGTGAAGGATCTCACCACGTGGGGCAGCAATGTGACCCATGTGCAGCGGGCTGAGGGCGGGTACATCGAGTTCTGGCCGGGCACCTACGGGACGGGTGTTTCGGCGCAAGCGCCCTCCGGTAACGGCGGTACCTACGACTTTTCCGACACCCCAGTCGGCACCACCACGGGTTACGGGTCGATGCAGGTACACAACACCGCCAACCGCGAAACAGTTTTCGCACTGAACGGCTGGAGCTACGGCAACGGCAGGTATCTGGACATCGGCACGGGCAATCAGCCGAGCGGACATCCGGACTGGACGTTCTCCCAGTCGGGCCGCTCGCTGGTCTCGGCGAAGCTGAAGGTGTATGTGAAGCCCGCCACTCCGAAGGCAGCCACCTGCGAGCAGACGGTCGGTGAACTGGCGGACTACCGTCTGCTGTACCACGCGCAGGTCCCCAAGACCGCGGCCGAGTGGGCGAACGGGGTGCCGTACAAGGTGGACAACTCGGAGTTGATCAGCACACCGATCTCCCGGGTTGCCTACTGCCTGGACGGCATGCATGGCACCACCCCCGCCTGGGGCTACGCCTCCATGGACACCTGGACCCAGGACCTGAAAGCCCTGGGCGTGCCGTGGTCCGGGGTCACCCAGCGGCGGGTGGCGGACCTGAGCGTACGAGGATCGGACGTACGCCCCTCCGACCACAGCAACGGATATCTGGAGATCTGGCCGAACCGATACGCAGCGGCGTTGCCGCCCAATCCCCCGGCCGGTGGCAGCGCCGGCACGTGGGACTTCGCCGACCAACCCAGTCCGGCCATCGGTCCGATCCCCGGCACCGGTGGCTATGGATCATTCCAGGTCCATGATCTGACCTATCGCCAGACCGTGCTGGCGGTGAACGGCTGGGCGCACACGCCACCGACCCGGGTCTCCGCAGGTATCGGCAACCGGCCCAGCGGCCAACCGGACTGGACGTTCGCGGAGAATGCCAACCGCTGGACCCAGCCACACTTGAAGGTGTACGTCAAACCGGCCGGCGTGGACATCACCACAGGCCCGACTAACGCCCAGCTCTACCCCCGCGACAGGGCCACGAACACCGCGACCGTCCACGTAGACGGCCACGTCACCGACCCTGAGATCACCGACGTGGAAATGAGGGTGTACCGCGAGGGCAGGCTGGTCACGACCCGGCGCGTACCGGCCACACCCGCATGGACGTTGGACGCCCCGATCACCGCCGAACGCGCCTCGTACACGGTCGAAGTGTGGGCAGATCGCCCCTCGGGCAGCACCCTCATCCGCCGCGCGAGCGACGTCGTCGCTGGTGACCTATTCATTATCCAAGGGCAGTCCAACGCTGTAGCCGCGTCCACCGACGGCGCCGGCACCGCTAGCTCGGCAGACCAGTCTCCTTGGGTCCGCACCTTCGGCTACAGCACCGCGGATCCCGTGCAGTCCGTCCACGACCGCAGCTGGTACCGGGCAACCGGCGAGGGATTCGAGGGTCGTCACACCCTCGTTCGCGGAGCGATCGGGCAGATCGGGGTACGGCTGGGACGCGATCTGGTCGACCGCACAGGTATCCCGGTTGCCATCATCAACGGCGCGGACGGCGGTAAACCATCGAGCTTCTTCCAGCGCTCCGACACCAACCCCACCAACCCGGCCACGAACTACGGCCGCCTGCTGGGCCGGCTCCGTGACGCCGGGCTGGCGGGCGCGGTGCGCGGTGTCATCTGGTACCAGGGCGAGTCGGACGCAGGTGTACCCGCACAGCACGATGCCAATGTACGAGCCCTCATGACCGACTGGCGCACCGACTTCACCAATATCGAACATTTCTACGTCGTGCAGATTCGCAGCGGCTGCGGGGGAACATCAGGTCTCGCCGTTCAAGAAGTGCAGCGCCGGTTCGCTGCCCTCCCCAATACGTCGGTGATGACGACCATGGGCCTGGACGGCCACGCCGGCTGCCACTATGTCTATCAACGCGGCTACCGCCAACTCGCCGACTGGCTCAGCCTGGGCATGCTCCGCGATCTCTACCACACCCCACCCGTGACCCCCGCTGACCCCCCGAATCCCCTGAACGCGTCCTGGGCGAACTCCGCGCGCACCAGCATCCGGGTCAACCTCACGGATGCCTCCCAAACCCTGCGCTGCGCCCCCGGAAGCAAGGCCGGCTTCGTCCTCTACGGCACCACAGCCAGGGTGGCCGACGTCCGCTGCGGCACCGGCTACTTCAACCTGGTCCTCAACGGCCCGGGTGTCGGCCTGACCACCATCGCCTACGCTGGTCACCGCGGTACCGCGACGAGCGACTCGACGCCGACCACAGCCTGGATCACCAACGCTTCCGACATGGGCCTGCTCGCCTTCGACCGACTGCCGGTCAGATGA
- a CDS encoding DUF6624 domain-containing protein produces MAHDVAALAVELAGMAAADHRSAVHANSDDPAEQLAWRRLTARHGDRPGEIMDAYGWPTAALVGEEAARAARLIAQHADRQLDIQRRALRLMQQAVSAGSAGPRELAFLRDRTLVNEGRKQVYGTQIAGVKDGAPIPWPCEEPERMNELRAEVGIESFDEYVAKFSLA; encoded by the coding sequence ATGGCGCACGACGTTGCCGCGCTGGCCGTGGAGCTCGCGGGCATGGCTGCGGCCGATCACCGGTCCGCAGTCCACGCGAACAGCGATGACCCTGCCGAGCAACTGGCCTGGCGGCGGCTGACCGCCCGGCACGGTGACCGGCCGGGCGAGATCATGGACGCCTACGGCTGGCCGACGGCAGCACTGGTCGGTGAGGAGGCCGCACGCGCAGCACGGCTGATCGCCCAGCACGCCGACCGGCAGCTCGACATTCAGCGGCGCGCTCTCCGCCTGATGCAGCAGGCGGTGTCGGCAGGCTCGGCCGGCCCGCGTGAGCTGGCTTTCCTGCGCGACCGCACGTTGGTCAATGAGGGCCGCAAGCAGGTCTACGGCACTCAAATCGCCGGTGTGAAGGACGGGGCACCGATTCCGTGGCCCTGTGAGGAGCCCGAGCGCATGAACGAACTCCGTGCAGAAGTCGGCATCGAGTCCTTCGACGAGTACGTTGCCAAGTTCTCCCTGGCCTGA